The following coding sequences are from one Anguilla anguilla isolate fAngAng1 chromosome 12, fAngAng1.pri, whole genome shotgun sequence window:
- the LOC118210272 gene encoding olfactory receptor 1086-like, with product MENVSAVTSIILTAYTELEDHRYLYFICFLVLYIMIIVANSVLITVIYIERGLHEPMYLFICSLAVNGVFGSTSLLPSMLVFLLSYNYEISLTHCLLQIYCLYSYGHVEFTILAAMSYDRYVAICHPLHYHLLMSPKKLYAAITLSWVIPLIYFVLFFIMTFQLTFCGKIIEKVYCANFPLVKLSCVDTNVQYIVGLALTFISPLSQILMILFSYGQILRICLFASKESQTKAIRTCTPHLLTVINFSVGVFFEAIQSRFNMSHVPYKARIFLSLHMGIFPPLLNPVIYGISNQAIKNQIFKLFNSKKDSEPHSR from the coding sequence ATGGAGAATGTATCAGCAGTGACGTCCATCATACTGACGGCCTACACTGAACTGGAAgatcacagatatttatacttcatatgtttccttgttttatacATTATGATTATAGTGGCCAATTCAGTACTAATAACAGTAATATACATTGAGAGAGGTCTGCATGAAcccatgtatttgtttatatgtagcTTAGCAGTGAATGGAGTATTTGGGAGCACATCTTTATTACCATCTATGCTTGTCTTTCTGTTGTcttataattatgaaatatctctgaCTCATTGTTTGTTACagatatattgtttatattcatatggTCATGTTGAATTTACTATTTTAGCAGCGATGAGCTATGACCGGTATGTTGCTATTTGTCACCCGTTACACTATCACCTCCTCATGTCTCCTAAGAAGCTATATGCAGCTATTACATTATCTTGGGTGATTCCCTTAATTTactttgtcctttttttcataatgaCTTTTCAGCTGACATTTTGTGGCAAGATTATTGAAAAAGTGTATTGTGCCAATTTTCCTTTAGTTAAATTGTCTTGTGTTGATACGAATGTTCAGTATATTGTTGGACTGGCATTAACTTTTATTTCACCTCTTTCTCAGATCCTCATGATACTGTTTTCCTATGGACAAATACTCAGAATCTGTCTGTTTGCTTCTAAGGAATCTCAGACCAAAGCTATTCGaacatgcaccccacacttaCTAACTGTGATTAACTTTTCTGTGGGAGTCTTTTTTGAGGCCATCCAGAGTCGTTTCAACATGAGTCATGTCCCTTATAAAGCTCGCATATTCCTGTCCCTACACATGGGCATATTTCCCCCATTGTTAAATCCTGTCATTTATGGAATTAGCAATCAAGCCATTAAAAATCAGattttcaaattgtttaatAGCAAAAAGGACAGTGAACCCCACTCAAGATGA
- the LOC118210257 gene encoding olfactory receptor 142-like, translating into MENESVVTSFILKAYTELEDHRYVYFTSFLLLFIATVLTNVILLTVIYIERCLHEPMYFFMCNLAVNGIYGSLSLFPSVLGNLMSHTYEISLAACLLQIFCVHTYAAVEFTILGVMGYDRYVAICYPLHYHQLMSHRRLCTLIALSWIYPYVLFGLYFILTVQRTFCARFIDKVYCVNFELVKLSCFETSFQSKIGFVVTILVFVPQLLMILFSYAQILRICLSASKECQTKAIQTCTPHILTVINNAVGMLFEIMLTRFNMSHVPYKARIFMSLYVMIFPPLCHPVIYGISIHAIRVQIVKLFRAKKNKLTPLQVMTKQSHD; encoded by the coding sequence ATGGAAAATGAATCAgtggtgacgtcattcatattgAAGGCATACACTGAATTGGAAGACCATAGATATGTATACTTCACAAGTTTCCTGTTACTGTTCATCGCTACGGTATTAACAAATGTAATTCTTCTTACAGTAATTTATATTGAGCGATGTCTCCATGAacccatgtatttttttatgtgtaattTAGCAGTGAATGGAATTTATGGCAGTTTATCTTTATTCCCATCAGTACTGGGTAATTTAATGTCTCATACTTATGAGATATCTCTGGCAGCTTGTCTTTTACAGATCTtttgtgtacacacatatgCTGCAGTTGAATTTACTATTTTAGGTGTGATGGGCTATGACCGATATGTTGCCATTTGTTATCCATTACACTATCACCAATTAATGTCTCATAGAAGATTGTGCACCCTTATTGCATTGTCCTGGATTTATCCGTATGTTCTTTTTGGACTCTATTTCATATTAACTGTACAGCGGACATTTTGTGCCAGGTTCATAGATAAAGTGTATTGTGTGAATTTTGAATTAGTCAAACTGTCTTGTTTTGAAACTTCTTTTCAGAGCAAAATTGGCTTTGTTGTAACTATTTTGGTATTTGTGCCCCAGCTGCTTATGATATTATTTTCCTATGCACAAATACTCAGAATCTGCCTGTCTGCTTCTAAGGAATGTCAGACCAAAGCTATTcaaacatgcaccccacacATACTGACCGTGATTAACAATGCAGTGGGAATGCTTTTTGAAATCATGCTGACTCGTTTCAACATGAGTCACGTACCTTATAAAGCTCGCATATTCATGTCCCTTTACGTTATGATATTTCCCCCATTGTGTCATCCTGTCATTTATGGAATTAGTATTCATGCCATCAGGGTCCAGATTGTAAAACTGTTTAGAGCTAAGAAAAATAAGTTAACGCCACTGCAGGTGATGACAAAGCAGTCTCatgattaa